The Marivirga salinae DNA window TTGCGGTTAACTATTATGCTACCGAAATTAATACTAACAGACATAGACGGAGTATGGACCGATGGCGGGATGTACTACGACCAGTCAGGCAACGAATGGAAAAAATTCAATACTTCCGATTCGGCAGGCGTACTTTTCGCCCGCAAGCTTAATATTGAAATCGGCATCATCACTGGTGAAGACACCCAAATAGTCCAAAGGCGAGCCGATAAACTCAAAATCAAACATCTTTTCATGGGCATAAGCGATAAATTGCCCGTTGCCCAAAAGCTTTGTGATGAATTAGGAATCAGCTTGGAGGAAGTAGCCTACATAGGAGATGACATAGGAGATCTACAGCTATTAAAAGCGGCAGGAATCTCTTCAGCTCCAGGTAATGCCCCTGATTACATTCAAAAGCATGTGGATTATGTAACCACTAAAAAAGGGGGAGAAGGATCGTTTAGAGAGTTCGTTGAGTGGATTATCTCGAAAGAAATGGATATCGAAGATTTATTATAACCGCGAAGACGCTAAGGCGCAAAGTTTTTTTATTTTTAAATTCAGTATCAATTATTACTTAAATATTTATAGAAACAATTAAAATCAGTCTCTTTTTATTTCTTAGCGTCTCCGCGTCTCTGCGGTTCATTATAAATTTAACATGAACATCAAGTATTTATAGAATTCAAATTTTTTCAATGCAAACACTTAAAATCAATTCCTTATTTTTTCTTAGCGTCTCTGCGCCTTTGCGGTTAGTTTTTGCCCCTCTGCGTCTTTGCGGTTCCATTATTGGATCTATGCCATGAAAAGGATATTAGCCATATGGCCCACCCACAGAGAAGACTGGATTCTCCCTTTCAAAGCACTATCCAATCAATTTGAATTTATATTTCTCTCAGGCATCTCTCCCGATGAAGAAAAAGAAACCTATGTTCAAGATTTTGCTCAAACCATCCACTGGTCAGATTACAGTTCAGCCCAGGATT harbors:
- a CDS encoding KdsC family phosphatase codes for the protein MLPKLILTDIDGVWTDGGMYYDQSGNEWKKFNTSDSAGVLFARKLNIEIGIITGEDTQIVQRRADKLKIKHLFMGISDKLPVAQKLCDELGISLEEVAYIGDDIGDLQLLKAAGISSAPGNAPDYIQKHVDYVTTKKGGEGSFREFVEWIISKEMDIEDLL